From Luteococcus japonicus, one genomic window encodes:
- the ybaK gene encoding Cys-tRNA(Pro) deacylase — protein MSTGTPATKALDRAKVPHTLLPYEHDPANVHFGDEAVLALGQDPHQVFKTLVVACTGGPSPLVVAVVPVAQQLDLKALASEAGAKRAALADHAVAERTTGYVVGGISPLGQRKSLPTFIDASAQAFATMMVSAGKRGLQVELSPADLARVTRASFVAIAR, from the coding sequence ATGTCCACGGGAACTCCTGCCACCAAGGCACTCGACCGCGCCAAGGTGCCGCACACCTTGCTGCCCTACGAGCACGACCCGGCCAATGTGCACTTCGGTGACGAGGCGGTCCTGGCCTTGGGGCAGGATCCGCATCAGGTCTTCAAGACCCTCGTGGTGGCATGCACCGGCGGCCCGTCACCGCTGGTGGTGGCCGTCGTCCCGGTGGCCCAGCAGCTGGACCTCAAGGCCCTGGCCTCCGAGGCCGGGGCGAAGAGGGCGGCGCTGGCCGACCACGCCGTGGCGGAACGCACGACGGGCTATGTGGTGGGCGGGATCTCCCCGCTGGGTCAGAGGAAGTCCCTGCCCACCTTCATCGACGCCTCCGCGCAGGCATTCGCCACAATGATGGTCTCGGCCGGCAAGCGGGGCCTGCAGGTGGAGCTCTCCCCCGCCGACCTGGCGCGTGTCACCCGCGCGAGCTTCGTCGCCATCGCCCGGTGA
- the hisD gene encoding histidinol dehydrogenase — protein sequence MPDNYLLRTIDLTGSGQGSEPFDYRAAVPRAAFDVEHAVEKVRPICDTVASEGAAALVRFAEQFDKVTPKHLRVPAEVLAQCAEQLDPKLRAAFEESITRRRQVCELAEKETSSPSVTVAQGAMVTQRIIPVHRVGLYVPGGLAPLASSVIMNVVPAQVAGVSSIAVTSPPQAEFDGLPHPNILALCHILGVDEVYAVGGAQAIAMFAHGVPGLCERVDMVTGPGNIYVVAAKRLMRGTVGIDSEAGPTEIMILADETANPEHVAADLISQAEHDPMAGSVLVTDSAALADAVQRATATQAAATRHAERVHTALTGEQSGIVLVRDLQQGLLVCDAYAAEHLEVQTRDAEQWAARVRNAGAIFVGGWSPVSLGDYSAGSTHVLPTAGCACHSSGLSVRSFMKAVHVINYNQEALMELADSVETFALAENLPGHANAITVRRPKTSQDQDQEAQA from the coding sequence GTGCCTGACAACTACCTTCTGCGAACCATCGACCTGACCGGCTCCGGACAGGGCTCCGAGCCCTTCGACTACCGCGCCGCCGTCCCGCGCGCCGCCTTCGACGTGGAGCACGCCGTGGAGAAGGTCCGCCCGATCTGCGACACGGTCGCCTCTGAGGGCGCTGCCGCGCTCGTGCGCTTCGCAGAGCAGTTCGACAAGGTGACACCGAAGCACTTGCGCGTCCCGGCAGAGGTGCTGGCGCAGTGCGCCGAGCAGCTCGATCCCAAGCTGCGCGCGGCCTTCGAGGAGTCCATCACGCGCCGCCGCCAGGTGTGCGAGCTGGCGGAGAAGGAGACCTCCTCACCCAGCGTGACGGTCGCGCAGGGGGCCATGGTCACCCAGCGCATCATCCCCGTCCATCGCGTCGGGCTCTACGTGCCGGGTGGTCTGGCTCCGCTGGCCAGCTCCGTGATCATGAACGTGGTGCCGGCCCAGGTGGCCGGAGTGTCCTCCATCGCCGTGACCAGCCCGCCACAGGCAGAGTTCGACGGGCTGCCACACCCCAACATCCTGGCCCTGTGTCACATCCTGGGCGTCGACGAGGTCTATGCCGTGGGCGGTGCCCAGGCCATCGCGATGTTCGCGCACGGGGTTCCCGGGTTGTGCGAGCGGGTGGACATGGTCACCGGCCCGGGCAACATCTACGTCGTCGCCGCCAAGCGGCTGATGCGCGGCACGGTGGGCATCGACTCCGAGGCCGGGCCGACGGAGATCATGATCCTGGCCGACGAGACCGCCAATCCCGAGCACGTCGCGGCAGACCTGATCAGCCAGGCAGAGCACGACCCGATGGCGGGCTCCGTGCTGGTCACCGATTCGGCCGCGCTGGCCGACGCCGTGCAGCGCGCCACCGCCACTCAAGCGGCCGCCACCCGGCACGCCGAGCGCGTGCACACCGCCCTGACCGGCGAGCAGTCCGGCATCGTGCTGGTGCGCGACCTCCAGCAGGGCCTGCTGGTCTGCGACGCGTACGCCGCCGAGCACCTCGAGGTGCAGACCCGGGATGCGGAGCAGTGGGCCGCCCGGGTGCGCAATGCCGGCGCCATCTTCGTCGGAGGTTGGTCTCCCGTCTCGTTGGGTGACTACTCCGCCGGCTCCACCCACGTGCTGCCCACCGCCGGCTGCGCCTGCCACAGCTCCGGACTGAGCGTGCGCAGCTTCATGAAGGCCGTGCACGTCATCAACTACAACCAGGAAGCCCTGATGGAGCTCGCCGACAGCGTGGAGACCTTCGCGCTGGCCGAGAACCTGCCCGGCCACGCCAACGCCATCACCGTGCGTCGCCCCAAGACGTCGCAGGACCAGGACCAGGAGGCCCAGGCATGA
- a CDS encoding Crp/Fnr family transcriptional regulator gives MPLFSGLDAQTLAQVADLATSRRFQRGERIQGPGDDAALFVMHRGRVRVTRLASSGSEHVLRILDGGDFLGETAVLTDAPPEHLATAMQDAEICRLAAHDVRTLVSGNPALGLQLATTLACRLQAAESRLGASSTTSVARRLADRLLQLSEEQGTDSITLPSTKRDLAAWLGTTPETLSRRLGSFQDTGLVRHLPDGRIVLLDHDRLENVPDKP, from the coding sequence GTGCCCCTGTTCAGCGGACTCGACGCCCAGACGCTGGCCCAGGTCGCGGACCTGGCCACCAGCCGTCGCTTCCAACGGGGCGAGCGCATCCAAGGCCCCGGCGACGACGCGGCGCTGTTCGTGATGCATCGCGGGCGCGTCCGGGTCACCCGCCTGGCCTCCTCCGGGTCGGAACACGTGCTGCGCATCCTCGACGGCGGGGACTTCCTCGGCGAGACGGCCGTGCTGACCGACGCGCCACCGGAGCACCTGGCCACCGCGATGCAGGACGCCGAGATCTGCCGCCTCGCCGCCCACGACGTCCGCACCCTCGTCTCGGGCAACCCAGCCCTGGGTCTCCAGCTCGCCACCACGCTCGCGTGCCGCCTGCAGGCCGCGGAGTCCCGCCTGGGCGCGAGCTCCACCACGTCGGTGGCCCGTCGCCTCGCGGACCGGCTCCTGCAGCTCAGTGAGGAGCAGGGTACAGACAGCATCACCCTGCCCTCCACCAAACGAGACCTGGCCGCCTGGCTAGGCACCACCCCGGAGACGCTCAGCCGGCGCCTGGGCAGCTTCCAGGACACCGGCCTGGTGCGTCACCTGCCGGATGGGCGCATCGTCCTCCTGGACCATGACAGGCTGGAGAACGTCCCCGACAAGCCCTGA
- a CDS encoding hemerythrin domain-containing protein, protein MTEQTITQTTTTSSDERDLQEAEHIRRHHAHLVAELDGLTRAFHEAHDADTDRARAAVAAFLDDSLLPHARGEEETIYRAAAGLESGAPLVDALVREHRLIQQMVSAFGSSSPADARVWGLAISETFRSHQAKEDEVVVPLLLAAPGVSLVEAHAGH, encoded by the coding sequence ATGACCGAGCAGACCATCACCCAGACCACCACCACGTCGAGCGACGAGCGGGACCTGCAGGAGGCCGAACACATCCGCAGGCACCATGCCCACCTGGTGGCCGAGCTCGACGGGCTGACCCGTGCCTTCCACGAGGCCCATGATGCGGACACCGATCGGGCCAGGGCTGCGGTGGCCGCCTTCCTGGACGACTCCCTGCTGCCGCATGCACGGGGTGAGGAGGAAACCATCTACCGGGCCGCGGCCGGATTGGAGTCCGGTGCGCCGCTGGTCGACGCGCTGGTGCGGGAGCACCGGTTGATCCAGCAGATGGTGAGCGCCTTCGGCTCTTCGTCTCCCGCCGACGCCCGGGTGTGGGGTCTGGCGATCAGCGAGACCTTCCGCAGCCACCAGGCGAAGGAAGACGAGGTGGTGGTGCCGCTCCTGCTGGCTGCGCCGGGGGTGTCACTGGTCGAGGCGCACGCGGGGCACTGA
- a CDS encoding HNH endonuclease signature motif containing protein, with protein MQDLTSAQTVDAMLSARRRAWMAEAEEFELAAHFADLHPGEAVEQQQQPAGSAVVLFGEKSVRPGHDGTPEVAEFASLEIAAALNITREAADCLIGDALSLRHRLPKVWQKMRDGFLRVGVARAIVAKTASLPLQQALQLDRELASLVEGVSAYRLIATAEGLVLELTPAEQAQDDYERAQASRGVWIGQSGFGVSDVAGVVNAADGIFLDAQLDRVAGILAQGGSTDSRDVRRSTALGILATPARALQLLQASLLDAADDPELPFDDAVSEDQGADSCPAAGLRGHTCGAVTVDPELLLPKATVVVHVEENTVAEMDGVARVERCGPVLAEWMADLLQNTRITVRPVVDATNITPSDSYEVSARMRQVVTSRNPYEVFPGSKKPAQTCDLDHTEPWHPPPPAPAAEPPATRPDNLGPLSRTVHRAKTHGGWLLRQLAPGMFFWRSPDGFAYLVTPSRSWMIHNPVTPRVP; from the coding sequence ATGCAGGATCTGACCTCGGCACAGACGGTCGATGCGATGCTGTCCGCGCGTCGTCGGGCGTGGATGGCCGAGGCCGAGGAGTTCGAGTTGGCCGCTCACTTCGCGGACCTGCATCCCGGAGAGGCCGTCGAGCAGCAACAGCAGCCGGCCGGTTCGGCTGTGGTGTTGTTCGGGGAGAAGTCGGTGCGGCCAGGTCATGACGGGACGCCGGAGGTGGCGGAGTTCGCGTCGTTGGAGATTGCGGCGGCGTTGAACATCACCCGGGAGGCGGCGGACTGTCTGATCGGGGATGCGTTGTCCTTGCGGCACCGGTTGCCGAAGGTGTGGCAGAAGATGCGGGACGGGTTCCTGCGGGTGGGCGTCGCCCGGGCAATCGTCGCGAAGACCGCCAGCCTGCCCCTGCAGCAGGCGTTGCAGCTGGATCGGGAGTTGGCGTCGTTGGTGGAGGGTGTCTCGGCGTACAGGTTGATCGCGACCGCTGAGGGTCTCGTGCTTGAGCTCACTCCCGCCGAGCAGGCGCAGGACGACTATGAGCGGGCGCAGGCGTCGCGTGGGGTGTGGATCGGTCAGTCCGGTTTCGGCGTGAGCGATGTGGCGGGGGTGGTGAATGCTGCGGATGGGATCTTCCTGGATGCGCAGTTGGACCGGGTGGCGGGGATCCTCGCCCAGGGCGGGTCGACCGATTCCCGTGATGTGCGGCGCTCGACCGCGTTGGGGATCTTGGCCACTCCGGCGCGGGCCTTGCAGTTGTTGCAGGCCAGCCTGCTGGATGCCGCGGATGATCCCGAGCTGCCGTTCGATGACGCGGTGTCCGAGGACCAGGGCGCGGATTCCTGCCCTGCAGCAGGTCTGCGTGGTCACACCTGTGGTGCTGTCACCGTAGACCCCGAGTTGCTGCTTCCGAAGGCCACGGTGGTGGTGCATGTGGAGGAGAACACCGTCGCGGAGATGGATGGTGTGGCGCGGGTGGAGCGCTGTGGTCCCGTCCTGGCGGAGTGGATGGCCGACCTGCTGCAGAACACCCGGATCACGGTGAGGCCCGTGGTGGATGCCACGAACATCACCCCGTCGGACTCCTACGAGGTCAGTGCGCGGATGCGGCAGGTCGTCACGTCCCGGAATCCGTATGAGGTCTTCCCCGGCTCGAAGAAGCCGGCCCAGACATGCGATCTGGACCACACCGAACCCTGGCATCCACCACCCCCAGCCCCGGCGGCCGAACCCCCAGCGACCCGGCCGGACAACCTCGGTCCGCTGTCCCGAACCGTGCACCGGGCCAAGACCCACGGCGGCTGGTTGTTGAGACAGCTGGCTCCGGGCATGTTCTTCTGGCGTTCCCCCGACGGTTTCGCCTACTTGGTCACGCCCTCACGCTCCTGGATGATCCACAACCCCGTCACACCCCGCGTACCCTGA
- the dnaE gene encoding DNA polymerase III subunit alpha, whose product MVDNFVHLHTHTEYSMLDGAAKNSKLFAEVARQGMPAIAMTDHGNMFGAYEFHKLGKDYEGVKAIIGIEAYVAPSSRHSRSQEYWATGRHDSGDASVEGGKDVSGGGRYTHMTMWAQNATGLRNLFRLSSLASFEGYYMKPRMDREIISEWSEGIIATTGCPSGEVQTRLRLGQFDEAVAAAAAYQEIFGRENYFLELMDHGIDIERNVREDLLRVAKKLNIPLLATNDSHYVTEDQADSHDDLLCVGVGRNKDDPNRFRFNGSGYYIKSSEEMRKLFSELPEACDNTLAIAERIESYDDVFKHVDRMPQFDVPEGETQNSWLRKKVAEGITVRYGENPSQEVLERVETELKVIEPLGFSSYFLVVSDICNAARDMGVAVGPGRGSAAGSMIAYLTGIIQVDPLEHGLLFERFLNPERISPPDIDLDFDDRKRDKVIDYVTNKYGEAYTSQVNTFGTIKAKAAVKDANRILGYPFGLGDKITKAMPADVMGKGVPLKDLFNEKHPRYAEGMEIRELYNTQADVKKVIDTGLGLEGLIRGTGVHACAFILSSEKLLDVIPMHKRDKDGMIIAGFAYPQLEEMGLMKMDFLGLRNLGIMDHAVKIIKRNQGVDVDVSTLALDDEKTYQLLARGDTLGVFQLDGGAMRSLLRQMGPTGFDDITAVLALYRPGPMGANAHIAYAERKNGRQEIIPIHPELKEALDPLIGDTFHLIVYQEQIMAIARALAGYTLGGADLLRRAMGKKKPEILAKEFGHFQEGMRGNGYSDDAIQTLWDVMVPFAGYAFNKSHAAGYALVSYWTAWLKANYPAEYGAALLTSVGDDKDKMAMYLGDMRAQRIKVLPPDVNSSELEFTAVGEDIRFGLGAIRNVGEHVVEGIVTARGEHGAYTDFYDFLDKVPLQVCNKRMIESLIKAGAFDALGHSRRALMSIFEAAVDQVLDLKRNQANGQDDLFGDFGLAADEPEAQQHHETVPDMEDWDKRTKLAFEREMLGLYVSDHPLQGLEHILESERDISIGNLVAPDGPKEGMMSIAGMITSIQRKQTKAGAIWAILQVEDLEASVNVMCFPKVYEQVQMYLATDQVVRVKGRIREKEDAVELHCQELSVPDISDGPTGPVVIQLPAGRCTPPVVDQLKEVLHSHPGMTEVRVRLVTQQSSTTLYRLDDTLRVTASQPLMADLKALLGPSCLAS is encoded by the coding sequence ATGGTTGACAACTTCGTCCACCTGCACACGCACACCGAGTACTCGATGCTCGACGGTGCCGCGAAGAACTCCAAGCTCTTCGCCGAGGTTGCCCGTCAGGGCATGCCGGCCATCGCCATGACCGACCACGGCAACATGTTCGGTGCCTACGAGTTCCACAAGCTCGGCAAGGACTACGAGGGCGTCAAGGCGATCATCGGCATCGAGGCCTATGTCGCCCCGTCGTCGCGTCACTCACGGTCGCAGGAGTACTGGGCCACCGGCCGGCATGACAGCGGTGACGCCTCGGTGGAGGGCGGCAAGGACGTTTCCGGCGGTGGCCGCTACACCCACATGACCATGTGGGCGCAGAATGCGACGGGTCTTCGCAACCTCTTCCGGTTGAGCTCGCTGGCCAGCTTCGAGGGCTACTACATGAAGCCCCGCATGGACCGGGAGATCATCAGCGAGTGGTCCGAGGGCATCATCGCCACCACCGGCTGCCCGTCCGGCGAGGTGCAGACGCGGCTGCGGCTGGGGCAGTTCGACGAGGCCGTCGCGGCAGCCGCCGCCTACCAGGAGATCTTCGGGCGTGAGAACTACTTCCTGGAGCTGATGGACCACGGCATCGACATCGAGCGCAATGTGCGAGAAGACCTGCTGCGCGTCGCCAAGAAGCTGAACATCCCGCTGCTGGCCACCAACGACTCCCACTACGTCACCGAGGACCAGGCCGACAGCCACGACGACCTGCTGTGCGTGGGCGTGGGCCGCAACAAGGACGACCCCAACCGCTTCCGCTTCAACGGCTCCGGCTACTACATCAAGAGCTCCGAGGAGATGCGCAAGCTCTTCAGTGAGCTGCCGGAGGCGTGCGACAACACCCTCGCGATCGCCGAGCGGATCGAGAGCTACGACGACGTCTTCAAGCACGTCGACCGGATGCCGCAGTTCGACGTCCCCGAGGGGGAGACCCAGAACTCGTGGCTGCGCAAGAAGGTTGCCGAGGGAATCACCGTGCGTTACGGGGAGAACCCCTCGCAGGAGGTGCTGGAGCGCGTCGAGACGGAGCTCAAGGTCATCGAGCCGCTGGGCTTCAGCTCCTACTTCCTGGTGGTCTCCGACATCTGCAATGCCGCCCGGGACATGGGCGTGGCCGTCGGACCGGGGCGAGGATCCGCCGCCGGCTCGATGATCGCCTACCTGACCGGCATCATCCAGGTGGACCCCCTGGAACACGGCCTGCTCTTCGAGCGCTTCCTCAACCCCGAGCGGATCAGCCCGCCCGACATCGACCTCGACTTCGACGACCGCAAGCGTGACAAGGTCATCGACTACGTCACGAACAAGTACGGCGAGGCCTACACCAGCCAGGTCAACACCTTCGGCACCATCAAGGCGAAGGCCGCCGTCAAGGACGCCAACCGCATCCTGGGCTATCCCTTCGGTCTGGGCGACAAGATCACCAAGGCGATGCCCGCCGACGTGATGGGCAAGGGCGTCCCGCTCAAGGACCTGTTCAACGAGAAGCACCCCCGCTATGCGGAGGGCATGGAGATCCGGGAGCTCTACAACACCCAGGCCGACGTCAAGAAGGTCATCGACACGGGCCTGGGCCTGGAGGGCCTGATCCGTGGCACCGGCGTGCACGCCTGCGCCTTCATCCTGTCCAGCGAGAAGCTGCTCGACGTGATCCCGATGCACAAGCGGGACAAGGACGGCATGATCATCGCCGGCTTCGCCTATCCTCAGCTCGAGGAAATGGGCCTGATGAAGATGGACTTCCTGGGCCTGCGCAACCTGGGCATCATGGACCACGCCGTCAAGATCATCAAGCGCAACCAGGGCGTCGACGTCGACGTCTCCACGCTCGCACTGGACGACGAGAAGACCTACCAGCTGCTGGCTCGTGGTGACACGCTGGGCGTCTTCCAGCTCGACGGTGGCGCGATGCGCTCGCTGCTGCGCCAGATGGGGCCGACCGGCTTCGACGACATCACCGCCGTGCTGGCGCTCTACCGTCCCGGGCCGATGGGTGCCAATGCCCACATCGCCTATGCCGAGCGCAAGAACGGGCGCCAGGAGATCATCCCGATCCACCCGGAGCTCAAGGAGGCCCTGGACCCGCTGATCGGTGACACCTTCCACCTGATCGTGTACCAGGAGCAGATCATGGCCATCGCGCGTGCCCTGGCCGGGTACACGCTGGGTGGCGCCGACCTGCTGCGCCGTGCCATGGGCAAGAAGAAGCCCGAGATCCTGGCCAAGGAGTTCGGCCACTTCCAGGAGGGCATGCGCGGCAACGGCTACTCCGACGACGCCATCCAGACCCTGTGGGACGTCATGGTCCCCTTCGCCGGCTACGCCTTCAACAAGTCGCACGCCGCCGGCTACGCCCTGGTCTCCTACTGGACTGCCTGGCTGAAGGCCAACTACCCGGCCGAGTACGGCGCCGCGCTGCTCACCAGCGTGGGCGACGACAAGGACAAGATGGCGATGTACCTGGGCGACATGCGCGCCCAGCGGATCAAGGTGCTGCCGCCCGACGTGAACTCCTCGGAGCTGGAGTTCACCGCCGTCGGCGAGGACATCCGCTTCGGTCTGGGCGCCATCCGCAATGTTGGTGAGCACGTCGTCGAGGGCATCGTCACGGCTCGTGGGGAGCACGGGGCCTACACCGACTTCTACGACTTCCTGGACAAGGTGCCGTTGCAGGTCTGCAACAAGCGGATGATCGAGTCGCTGATCAAGGCCGGAGCCTTCGACGCGCTGGGGCATTCCCGCCGTGCGTTGATGAGCATCTTCGAGGCGGCGGTGGACCAGGTGCTGGACCTCAAGCGCAACCAGGCCAACGGTCAGGATGACCTCTTCGGTGACTTCGGGCTGGCCGCCGACGAGCCGGAGGCGCAACAGCACCACGAGACGGTGCCGGACATGGAGGACTGGGACAAGCGCACCAAGCTCGCCTTCGAACGCGAGATGCTTGGCCTCTATGTTTCCGACCATCCGCTGCAGGGCCTGGAGCACATCCTGGAGTCCGAGCGTGACATCTCCATCGGCAACCTCGTCGCGCCCGACGGGCCGAAGGAGGGGATGATGAGCATCGCCGGGATGATCACCTCCATCCAGCGCAAGCAGACCAAGGCGGGTGCCATCTGGGCGATCCTGCAGGTGGAGGACCTGGAGGCGTCGGTGAACGTGATGTGCTTCCCGAAGGTCTACGAACAGGTACAGATGTACCTGGCGACGGACCAGGTGGTGCGGGTCAAGGGACGGATCCGGGAGAAGGAGGACGCCGTCGAACTGCACTGTCAGGAGCTGTCGGTGCCGGACATCTCCGACGGTCCCACCGGTCCGGTGGTGATCCAGCTGCCCGCCGGCCGCTGCACCCCGCCGGTGGTGGACCAGCTCAAGGAGGTCCTGCACAGCCACCCGGGCATGACGGAGGTTCGGGTGCGTCTGGTCACCCAACAGAGCAGCACCACCTTGTACCGGCTCGACGACACGCTGCGCGTGACCGCATCGCAACCGCTGATGGCGGACCTCAAGGCCTTGCTGGGCCCGTCGTGTCTGGCCAGCTAG
- a CDS encoding DUF554 domain-containing protein has translation MNFLQHGFIGMGTAVNVVLIILGSLAGLALGGRLSQRTAATVTDVLSLVVLVIGALSIRPLVQEPLNAAVGNGAALVVILLALVIGSLIGSVLRLEERMDDLGRWVRSRVGAEGDHHFIDGFVTATLVFCVGPLAILGALSDGLGRGSEQLLVKGVLDGFAAVAFASSLGVGVMLSAVAVALYQGTLTLVGALLGDVLPAAQIDALTVAGGVVLMALSIRLMGLKPMRVADMLPALVCAPLFVWFVQLAS, from the coding sequence GTGAACTTCCTGCAGCACGGCTTCATCGGGATGGGCACCGCGGTCAACGTGGTGCTCATCATCCTCGGTTCTCTGGCGGGCCTGGCCCTGGGCGGGCGGCTGAGCCAGCGCACCGCCGCCACCGTCACCGATGTGCTCTCTCTGGTCGTGCTGGTGATCGGCGCCTTGTCCATCCGGCCGCTGGTGCAGGAACCCCTCAACGCTGCCGTGGGCAATGGAGCCGCCCTGGTGGTGATCCTGCTGGCCCTGGTGATCGGATCCCTGATCGGTTCGGTGCTCCGGCTGGAGGAGCGGATGGATGACCTCGGACGCTGGGTCCGCTCCCGGGTGGGCGCCGAGGGTGACCACCACTTCATCGACGGTTTCGTCACCGCCACGCTTGTCTTCTGCGTCGGACCCTTGGCCATCCTCGGGGCCCTGTCCGACGGGCTGGGGCGCGGCTCTGAACAGCTGCTGGTCAAGGGAGTGCTGGACGGCTTCGCCGCGGTGGCCTTCGCCTCCTCACTGGGCGTCGGGGTGATGCTCTCGGCCGTCGCCGTCGCCCTGTACCAGGGAACGTTGACGCTGGTCGGGGCCTTGCTGGGTGATGTGCTGCCCGCCGCACAGATCGACGCCCTGACGGTTGCCGGCGGTGTCGTGCTGATGGCCTTGTCCATCCGACTGATGGGCCTCAAGCCGATGCGCGTCGCAGACATGTTGCCCGCGCTGGTCTGCGCTCCCCTGTTCGTCTGGTTCGTCCAGCTCGCCTCCTGA
- the bluB gene encoding 5,6-dimethylbenzimidazole synthase gives MPEPTSFPRPVPTVGDTSAAHERAADPRGWAFDEQTIRALDSVLTARRDIRRFRPDPVPEELVRAVIEAGHAGPSVGHSQPWRFIVVEDAALRDRAAAMADKSRLWQAARMAPERGQQLLDLKLEGLREAPLGLVVACDRRAPAVGVLGRATFTDADMWSCAAAIENMWLTARAHGLGMGWVTLFQPEELAELLGLPEGVETLGWLCLGWPDERPPAPGLQRLAWSTKLPVDDVVLRDRWPADDSLVKPTSHLRAPAQDRVVHATDDADDLLTTPGSLGVLDRALNRVEAVRPQGVDGGCLVLAAADHPVTSHRISSFETHVTADVMRANVAGQGMGAVAAAGAGLSSLVVDAGVEAPVAGARGARPLDPRGDLLATDALSSDDAEALIQHGKQLGCEAAAQGMVVLGEVGIGNTTVASALASALLDLDADQSVGLGTAADADMVARKRVLVTGARERWLAKHSDDPMQLLAALGGGEFAVLSGVVLGAAGAGAVVVLDGLATSVAALLAVRMEPAVQGYLIAGQQSRETAHAAVLTELGLEPLLAMRLRSGEGVGGCLAASLLLQGQRMRRLVARTR, from the coding sequence ATGCCCGAGCCCACCAGTTTCCCCCGTCCGGTCCCCACTGTCGGGGACACCTCCGCCGCCCACGAACGGGCGGCGGACCCACGGGGCTGGGCCTTCGACGAGCAGACCATCCGGGCACTGGACAGCGTGCTCACCGCGCGCCGCGACATCCGTCGCTTCCGGCCGGATCCGGTGCCGGAGGAGCTGGTCCGCGCGGTGATCGAGGCCGGGCACGCTGGGCCCTCGGTGGGCCACTCCCAACCGTGGCGCTTCATCGTCGTGGAGGACGCCGCCCTGCGGGACCGGGCCGCGGCGATGGCGGACAAGTCGCGTCTGTGGCAGGCCGCCCGGATGGCGCCCGAACGTGGGCAGCAGCTCCTGGACCTGAAGCTGGAGGGCCTGCGGGAGGCGCCGCTCGGGCTCGTCGTCGCCTGTGATCGCCGTGCTCCCGCCGTCGGGGTGCTGGGCCGGGCCACCTTCACCGACGCCGACATGTGGTCCTGTGCCGCCGCCATCGAGAACATGTGGCTCACCGCCCGCGCCCATGGCCTCGGCATGGGCTGGGTCACCCTCTTCCAGCCCGAAGAACTCGCCGAGCTGCTGGGCCTGCCCGAAGGCGTTGAGACCCTCGGCTGGCTCTGCCTGGGCTGGCCCGACGAGCGGCCGCCCGCCCCCGGCCTGCAGCGCCTGGCCTGGTCCACGAAGCTCCCCGTCGACGACGTGGTGCTGCGTGACCGTTGGCCCGCCGACGACAGTCTCGTCAAGCCCACCAGCCACCTGCGCGCCCCCGCCCAGGATCGCGTCGTGCACGCCACCGACGACGCCGACGACCTCCTGACCACGCCCGGATCCCTCGGCGTCCTGGACCGCGCCCTCAACCGCGTCGAGGCCGTGCGGCCCCAGGGCGTCGACGGAGGCTGCCTGGTGCTGGCCGCTGCCGACCACCCCGTCACCTCGCACCGGATCAGTTCCTTCGAGACCCATGTCACCGCCGACGTGATGCGAGCCAATGTCGCCGGGCAGGGCATGGGCGCCGTGGCCGCCGCTGGTGCCGGTCTCTCCTCCCTCGTCGTGGATGCCGGCGTCGAGGCACCCGTGGCCGGCGCGCGCGGGGCCCGGCCACTGGATCCTCGCGGAGACCTGCTGGCCACCGACGCGCTGTCGAGCGATGACGCGGAGGCCCTGATCCAGCATGGGAAGCAGCTGGGCTGCGAGGCAGCCGCACAGGGCATGGTCGTCCTCGGGGAAGTGGGCATCGGCAACACCACCGTCGCCTCTGCCCTGGCCAGCGCCCTGTTGGACCTCGACGCAGACCAGTCGGTGGGCCTGGGCACCGCCGCCGATGCGGACATGGTGGCCCGAAAGCGCGTGCTGGTCACCGGCGCGCGCGAGCGGTGGCTCGCCAAGCACTCCGACGATCCCATGCAACTGCTCGCCGCCCTCGGCGGGGGTGAGTTCGCGGTGCTGTCGGGCGTCGTGCTCGGCGCCGCGGGGGCAGGAGCCGTCGTCGTCCTCGACGGGCTGGCCACCAGCGTCGCCGCGCTTCTGGCCGTGCGCATGGAGCCAGCGGTGCAGGGCTATCTCATCGCGGGGCAGCAGAGCCGCGAGACGGCACATGCCGCTGTCCTCACCGAGCTGGGGTTGGAACCGCTGCTGGCCATGCGGCTGCGCAGCGGAGAGGGCGTGGGCGGATGTCTGGCGGCCAGTCTGCTGCTCCAGGGGCAGCGGATGCGTCGCCTCGTCGCGCGCACGCGCTGA